Part of the Microbacterium immunditiarum genome is shown below.
GCGCGGTCGTCACGCCGCCGAGCACGCCCGGGGGGATCGTGTTGAAGATCGCGCCGATCTTGGGCGACATCGCCAGCAGGATCGCCACCGCGCCCGCGACCCAGTACGCGGCGGTCGAGTACACGCGGGTCGCCGCCATCACACCGATGTTCTCGCCGTACGTGGTCGTACCCGAGCCGCCGAAGAAGCCTGCGATCGTCGTCGCGGCGCCGTCGGCGATGAGAGCGCGGCCCGTGTGGCGGTTGACGGAGGGGTCCGTCATCGTCGCGACGGCGCGAACGTGCCCGACATTCTCTGCGATGAGCACGAGCACGACCGGCAGGAACATCGCGATGACCGCCCACGTGCCGGGCGACGCGAAGTCGGCGATGTGGAACTCGGGCAGGCCGATCCACGCGGCGGCCTCGACGGGGGCGTAGTCGATCTCGCCGAGGATCACCGCGACGATGTACCCGACGACGACGCCGAGGAAGATCGAGATGCGCCCGAGGAATCCGCGGAACAGCACGCTGAACAGGATGACGGCGATGAGCGTGACGGATGCCGTGACCGGCGCCTGCTCGAAGTTCGTCCACGCGACCGGGGCGAGGTTGAAGCCGATGAGCGCGACGATCGTGCCCGCGACGACCGGGGGCATGAGCTTGTCGACCCAGCCGATGCCCGCGAATTGCACGACGAAGCCGACGATCGCGAGGAGGATGCCGACCGCCACGATGCCGGCGAGCGCCGAGCCCATCCCGGCCGTCGCGGTCGCCGCCGTGACCGGTGCGATGAAGGCGAACGACGAGCCGAGGTAGCTGGGCAGCTTGTTGCGCGTGACGAGCAGGAACAGCAGCGTGCCGATGCCCGAGAACAGGAGTGTCGTCGACACGGGGAAGCCGGTGAGCACGGGCACGAGGAAGGTCGCTCCGAACATCGCGACGACGTGCTGCGCGCCGATTGCGACGGTCGCGCCCCAGTTGAGGCGCTCTTCGGGCTTGACGACCTTTCCGGGTTCGACCGTCCGGCCGTTGCCGTGCAGGGTCCAGATAGGCATATCGCTCCTTAGCGGGGAGATCGGGTGAGTGCTGAGGAAACGATATCTGGGAGTTCGCTGAGAGCGATCACGCGGGCGGCGTGTGCGGCATCCGCGTCGTGACGCCGCGCGTCGAGACGCTCAGCCGGTGAGCCGCTCGAGCAGCTCGCGGTACCGCGCGGCCGTGCGCTCGACGATCTCGTGGGGCAGCCGCGGCGGCTCGCCCTCGCGCGGCGCCGGCCAGTTGGCGGCGAGCCAGTCGCGCACGATCTGCTTGTCGAAGCTCGCCATGCGCTCCTCGGGGGTCGTGCCCGATTCCCACGCGGAGGCGTCCCAGTACCGAGACGAGTCGCTCGTGAGCACCTCGTCGGCGAGGGTCAGGACGCCGTTCTCGTCGAGGCCGAACTCGAACTTCGTGTCGGCGAGGATCAGCCCGCGCGCCTCGGCCGTGCGCGCCGCGCGGCGGTAGATCTCGAGCGACAGGTCGCGCAGCTCTTCGGCGCGCTGGGCGCCGACGATCTCGACCGTGCGCTCGAACGAGATGTTCTCGTCGTGCTCGCCCATCGGCGCCTTGAACGCGGGCGTGAAGATCGGCTCGGGCAGCCGGTCGCCGTTCGACAGGCCTTCGGGCAGGCGGATGCCGCACACCGTCCCCTCCGCGAGGTACTCGGCCCATCCCGAACCGGTCAGGTATCCGCGCACGACGCACTCGATCGGCTGCATGTCGAGGCTCCGCACGACCATCGCTCGCCCGATGACCTCGTCGGGGATGAGCGAGACCACATCGTCGGGGGTGTTCGGCACGCCGTCCGGGCCTCGCGTGAGCAGGCGCGAGGGCTCGAGGTGGTTCGGGATCGAGCGGCCGCCGTCGGCGCCCGCGAGCTGGTCGAACCACCACAGGCTGAGGGTCGTCAGCAGCACGCCTTTGTCGGGGATGCCGGGCGACAGCACGTGGTCGAACGCGCTCACGCGGTCGCTCGCGACCACCAGCATCCGCTCGGCACGCCCCCCTTCGGGGGTGTCGGCGGGCACGTAGAGGTCGCGCACCTTGCCCGAGTACACGTGGCGCCAGCCGTCGAGCTCGAGCGGGGTGGGAGGGGCATCCGTCACCGGCCCATTATCGCGGCTCGCTCCGGCCGCTCCTACTCCGCGGCCTCCCACGCGGGCGCGTACGACGGCTGGTAGAGCATCACGGGCGGGATGCCCGGAACCTCGAGCTCCACGCCGCGCCCGTACTCGCGCTCCCACACCTCGCCCTCGAAGGTCGCGCCGCGCGAAGCGAGGTCGGTCATCGTCGCGTCGAGGTCGTCGCACATGAGCGACAGCTCGTGGCGCTGGTCGTACAGCTCGTCGCGGCCCTCCCACGTGCGCGGATGCACGCCTCCTTCGGTGGGCCCCTGCGAGAAGATGAGCCACCCGGGGGAGGTCTCGATGAACGACCAGCCCACGACGTCACGGAAGAACGCGCGGGTGGCCGGAGGGTCGTCGCTGTAGACGAGCGTGTGGATGCCTGTGATCATCCCGCAAAGGTAGTCGCGGCGAGGCGTCAGTGCTCGACGACCCGCTCCGCGATGTCGGTGCGGTACTGCCCGCCCTCGAGTTCGAGCTCGGCGATCGCGCGGTACGCCCGCTGCCGCGCTTGCGCGAACGTCGTGCCGAGCGCGACGACGTTGAGCACGCGCCCGCCCGACGCGACGAGCCCGGCCTCGGTCTCGGTCGTCGCAGCGTGCGCGAGGTGCACGCCCTCGACGGACGCCGCTGCGTCGAGCCCGCCGATGAGCCGGCCCGTGACCGGCGCTTCGGGGTAGCCCTCGCTCGCGAGGACGACGGTGACGGCGGTCGCCTCCGCGAAAGCGGGGCGCGGGTGGTCTTCGAGGTGACCGGATGCCGCGGCCAGCAGCAGCTCGGACAGGGGGTCGACGAGGCGCGGCAGCACCACCTGGGTCTCAGGGTCGCCGAAGCGCGCGTTGAACTCGATGACCTTGACGCCGGCATCCGTCACGATGAGTCCCGCGTACAGCAGCCCGATGAACGGCGTGCCCTCCTCGTCGAGCTGGCGGATCACCGGCTCGGCGATCTCGCGCGTCACGAGGTCGACGAACTCCTGCTCGCTTCCGAAGCGGCCGTCGAGCCACGGCAGCGGTGAGTACGCGCCCATGCCCCCGGTGTTCGGGCCGTGGTCGCCGTCGCGCAGGCGCTTGTAGTCCTGCGCGGGGCTGAGCGGCAGCACGTGGTCGCCGTCGCACAGGAAGAAGAGCGACACCTCGGGGCCGTCGAGGTACTCCTCGACGAGCACTGCCCCGGTCGGGAGGTACGCGGCGGCGTGGGCGAGCGCAGGGTCCCGGTCGCTCGTGACGATGACGCCCTTGCCCGCCGCGAGACCGTCGGCCTTGACGACATACGGGGCGCCGAGCTCGTGGAAGGCGGCCTCGACCTGGGCGAGGCTCGTCGCGCGCACGGCGCGGCCCGTGGGAACGCCCGCGGCGTCCATGATCCGCTTCGCGAACGCCTTCGATCCCTCGAGCTGTGCGGCCGCCCTGCCCGGGCCGAAGACCGGGATGCCGCGCTCGCGAACCGCGTCGGCGACGCCCGCCACGAGCGGGGCTTCCGGGCCCACGACGACGAGGTCGATCGCGTTGTCGAGGGCGAACTGCGTCACGCCGGCAGGGTCGTTCGCATCGAGGGCCACGAGCGCCGCGTCCTGCGCGATGCCGGCGTTCCCCAGAGCGGCGAAGATCTCGTGATCCGCCTCTTCCGAGCGGAGGGCGAGGATGATGGCGTGCTCGCGCGCGCCCGAGCCGAGGACCAGGATTCTCACCTGGCCCAGCCTAGCCCCGCGCAGGCGGCGCGCCCCGGGGGACGTGCGGGCGGGCGCGGCGTGAAAACGGCGGGACGGATCGGGAGGTTCCGGCCGCCGAGCCCGCGTGGGAGGGGATTGAGCCCGGAGCTTCGACGCGTAGCGTGGGGGCATGGCCCGCAGGATCTCGACCGAGGACGGCCGCGACGCGCTGGCCGCGGTCGCGAGCGGCGACCCCGGCCGCACCGACCTCGCGACCGCCGTGCGCTACCTGCTGCAGCTGCTCGCCGAGAAGGCCCCGGGCAACTCGGTCGAGGTGCGCGTGCCGCCGTTCGCGGCCGTGCAGGTGCTCGAGGGTCCCCGCCACACGCGCGGCACCCCGCCGAACGTCGTCGAGACCGATCCCGCCACCTGGATCGCGGTCGCGACGGGTCAGGAGGAGTGGACGGATGCCGTCTCCGCCGGCCGGATCGTCGCATCGGGCGTCCGGGCGGATCTCTCTCCGCTCCTCCCGCTGCGTGCGTGAGCGGCGCAGGATATCGGATCGGATGGCCACCCGTTGGGAGCAATCCCACAAGGTGGCGTATTATCCCTTCAACCCGTCAGCGCCGAAGGTATGACACCCGTTACGCTTTCACATCTCCCCGGATGCACGGCCGGTGGCGGGAGGCGAGACTGGGCGCTACCCCCGGGCCCCGGCCGTTCTCGGTCACAAGTCATCGCCGGAAGGGATATATGGCCGAGCCGTCGAGCGATCGCACCGCAAAGCGGAGGTGGTGGCAGGGCATCCGACCGCGCCTGATCGGCGTACTGCTGATCCCGATGATCGCCGCACTCGTGCTGGGTGTGCTGCGCGTCGAGTCGGCTGTCGCGGCGAGCACCGAGGCAGCGCGCGCAGAGAGCCTCGCGAATGCCCTCCCCGCCAGCTTCGCTCTCGGGATCCAGCTCACGAGAGAGCGCGAGGCGGCGAACGCCGCGATCCCGGACGCGACCAAGGAGCGCATCCGATCTGAGACCGACGAGGGGATCGACGCCTGGCGGCAGGTCGCCGCCGACGTCGACGACTCGCAGGACCCGGCGCTGGCGCAGGACCTGGATACGGCCAGGAGCGCGCTGAGCGACATCGACGAGCTGCGCGAGCAGATCCTCGAGCCGGACACACGGTCGGACGCGGTCACGGCGTACACCGACCTGCTCAACCTGCTGTTCGGGCTGTCTTCCCAGCTTCCGGCGCTCGAGGACCCGTCCATCTATGAGCAGACCAGTGCGCTCGCGAACGTGCGGACCGCTTCCGAGGTGCTCGGTGTCGTGCGCGTGGTGATCAGCCAGGCGCTCATGACCGGAGAGATCAGCCCACGGGGACTGATGCAGCTGGCCAGCGCCCAGGGGGTCTGGGACCAGGCGAGCGCAGACTTCGTCGCGGGGTCCTCGCCGGCAGCGGCGGAGCTGTTCGAGGAACTCACCGACCGTGGACCCGACAGCAGGCTGAACCCTCTGCGTGTGATGGACCAGGTGGTGCAGGACGGCGGGCTGGATGGAGTCTCCATCACCCTGTCCGCATGGCTGCAGCTCTACGCGGGGTACATCGCGGAGCTCGAGGAGGTCATCGTACTGGCTGCCGACGATCTGGCCGCAGACGTCGCCGACGTGCGGCAGGCCGCCCAGCAGTCCGCGCTTCTGACCGCGGGCATCGTCGGTGCGGTCCTCCTGATCGCCCTCGTGGTGACGCTGCTCGCGACCCGGTCGATCCTCCGGCCGCTGGTCCGGCTGCGCGGCGCCGCGCTCGAGATCGCCGGCAAGACGCTGCCGGACCGCGTCAAGCAGGTCGAGAACGCGGACGGTCCGATCGACACCTCGGTGGAGCCGATCGGTGTCGAGCAGCGAGACGAGATCGGCGACGTGTCGGAGGCGTTCGACGCGGTCCACGCAGAGGCGGTCCGACTCGCCGGTGAGCAGGCGCAGATGCGGGCGAACGTCAACCGCATGTTCGTCAACCTGTCGCGGCGCAGCCAGAACCTGGTCGAGCGGCAGCTGCGTCTGATCGAGCAGCTCGAGGCAGGCGAACAGGACCCGGCGCAGCTGGCCAACCTGTTCCAGCTGGACAACCTCGCCACGCGCATGCGGCGCAACGACGAGAGCCTGCTCGTCCTCGCCGGCGGTGACACCCCGCAGGCCGCGCGCGGCAACGTGCCGGTTCTCGACGTGCTGCGTGCCGCCACCTCGGAGATCGAGCAGTTCGCCCGGGTCGAGATCGAGTCGGCGGAGGAGGGCGAGCTTCGCGGCTCCGTCGCCGGCGACCTGGTCCACCTCCTCGCCGAGCTGATCGAGAACGCCACCAACTTCTCGCCGCCGGACTCGCCGGTCGTCATCCGCACACTCCCGCGCAAGCCGGATGAGCCGCTGGTCGTCGACATCGTCGACCTCGGCCTCGGGATGACCCCGGACGAGCTGCTCGCCGCCAACGCCAAGCTGAAGAGCACCAGCGGTCTGGACGCCGACGTCGCGCGGATGATGGGCCTGGTCGTGACGGCCCGACTCGCGGATCGCCACGGCATGACCGTCTCACTGCGGTCGGGCACCCCGCGCGGCATCGTCGCCCGCGTCAGGATTCCGGCGAGTGCCCTCGCGACGGGCCAGACCAAGCCGCTGCCGGTCGTCGCAGCCCTCCCCCCGCGCCAGCCGGTGGCGGTCCGGACGCCCGCCGGCGCTCCGTCGAGCACGATGCCCGCAGAGCGGACCGAGTCGGCGCCGGTGGCCGAGGCCCGCGCGGAGGCTCGCCCCGCAGAGCCGGCGATCGCGACGGTGGGCAGCGACAGCCCGCCGCCGTCGTTCGCGCACGACGACGCCGGCGACACGCCCATCTTCGCCGCGCTCCGGTCCGCTTGGTTCACTCGTGGCCAGCCGCTGGGCACACTCCGGGCGGTCCAGTCGGACGAGCCGGCGGCCTCGCAGAGCTGGTCCTCGCCCGGCGACGACGGCTGGAAGCGTGCGGCTGAGGTCTTCCAGCGACCAGAGGAGCCAGAACTCGTGACCGCAGGCGGACTTCCCAAGCGCGTCCCCGGGCAGAATCTCGTTCCCGGCGCGGCTCCGGCGGTGAGCCAGCCCGCACCGCAGGCGCAGCCCACGGTGGATCCGCGGCGGAGCGGCGCCCTGTCCAGCTTCCAGCGCGGCGTGAGCCGCGCGCGCGCCGACGCGCCGGAGCCGGAGCTGGAGCCGGATGACGCCATGCCGACCCCGACACCCCGCTACTTCCGATCCCAGAGAGGGGAAGACGAGTGACGACTGCTCCTGCGAACCTCGACTGGCTGGTCGACAGCCTGACCCAGCGCACCGCCGACGTCGCGCACGCCATCCTGGTGTCCGCGGACGGCCTGCCGATGGCCCGCTCCGCGGCGTTCCCGCCCGACCGTGCCGACCAGCTTGCGGCGATCACCTCGGGCCTCACCAGCCTCACGCAGGGTGCCGCGCGTGCTCTCGGGGCCGGTCAGGTTCACCAGATGGTCGTCGAGATGGACGGCGGCTACCTGGTGGTGATGTCCGTCGGTGAGGGCTCGAGCCTCGCGGCTCTGGCCGCCCCACAGTGCGACTTGGGTCAGGTGGGCTACCAGATGCAGCTGCTCATCGCCCGCGTCGCGACCGCGCTCACGCCCGAGATCCGCACGGCTCAGTCCGGCACCTGACAGGGCAGGATGAATCAGGAGTGATCGTGAGCACCGTCGACCCCCCGCCGCCGCCGACGCTGGTCAGGCCGTACGCCCTGACCCGCGGCCGCACCGCGCCCTCCCGCGTGTACCCGCTGGAGGCACTGGTCCACACCGACCTTCGGATGCTCGACGGCCACGCGCTCTCCCCTGAGGAGCGGTCGATCGCCGAGCTGTGCCGCGAGAGCCGCTCGGTGGCCGAGGTTGCGGCGCTCGTGCGGATCCCGCTGGGCGTGGCGCGGGTGCTCATCGGCGACCTCGTCGACCGGGGTGTCGTGAGGGTGCACACGCAGACAGAACCAGAGTCCGCCCCCGGCGCCGCGCTCCTCGAGCGCGTGCTGAGCGGGCTGCGCAAGCTGTAAGGAGGACAGACACCGTGAGCCCCGACACCAGTCAGGCGACCCTTTCGGCGAAGATCGTCATCGCCGGAGGATTCGGCGTGGGCAAGACGACCCTCGTCGGCTCGGTTTCCGAGATCGAGCCGCTCACCACCGAAGCGGTGATGACATCGGCGAGTGTCGGGGTCGACGACCTGTCCGCGGTGCCCGACAAGACGACGACCACGGTCGCGATGGACTTCGGGCGCATCTCGCTGGACGCCGACCTGATTCTCTACCTGTTCGGCACCCCGGGTCAGGACCGGTTCTGGTTCATGTGGGACGACCTCACCCAGGGTGCGATCGGCGCCGTAGTGCTGATCGACACGCGCCGCCTGGCGGATTCGTTCGGAGCGATCGACTACTTCGAAGCGCGCGGAGTGCCGTTCATCGTGGCCCACAACGTGTTCGGCGCGGAGTATCGCTACACGTCCGAGCAGATCCGCGAGGCCCTGTCTCTCCGACCCGACGTGCCGATCGTGGCGTGCGACGCCCGCGACCGGGCGTCCACCAAGGCGACCCTCATCACCCTCGTGGAGCACGTGCTCTCGATGATCGCCGCGTGACGCGGCCGGCGTTGCCGCCGGCGTATCACCACGGGCGCGCCGACGCCGGATGCGGCATGACGCCGACCGGCTGCCCGCGCCCCGTGCGTGAGTGAGACAATGGAGGCATGGCCGATCAGGCTCCGAGCCCCCTCCCCGACGACTCCGACGACCGAGAGTCGCCGCTGACTCCCCCGACCGCTCCCGAGGCCCCGCGGCAGCACGCCGAGCTCATCGAAGACGAGGTCGAGCGCGCGACGGTCCGCCGCACGCCGAAGTATCCGGTGTTCCTCGTGGTCGGTGCCGCGCTCGGTCTCATCGTGGCGATGATCCTTACCTTCACGTTCAGCGGCACCTCTGAGGAGAGCCCGACGACCGGTCTCGTGTACTCGCAGGGCCAGGTCTTCGGTTTCCTGCTCCTCATCTGCATCCCGGTGGGCCTCGCCCTGGGCGGCATCACCGCGCTCGTCCTCGATCGCGTGTTCGCACGGCGGGCGCACGCGGTGACGGTCGACCACGAGCGGATCCACACGCTCGACTGAGCGACGCCCGAGCGCCGTGGCGGCGTTCGGGATCAGGCGAGCTCGGCGATGATCGGGTGGATCGCCGCATCGAACGCGACGACGTCGCCCCGCAAGCCGTCGGTCACCGCGATCGTGAGCGACCCGATCCACCACACTCCGCGCTGCGCGAGCGGGAGCACCTGCACGTTGAGCTCGAACGAGTGCGCGCGACGGCCGACCTGGCGCTCGTGCTCGGCGATCGCGCTCGCGTAGGCGCGGTACGACACCCCGGGCTTCGACGCCGCGTCCTTCGCGTAGCGACTGTGCGCCGACTGCGAGAACGCGAGCGCTTCGGCCGCGTGCGGCATGATCGCGTTGCGCAGCTCGTCGAAGCCCTCGATCGGCAGGGCCACCAGCGTGTCGAAGCCGTCGACGAGATCGAGGGGCACGGGCGACGGATGCGCTTGCGGCTCGACCGTCATCGCCCAGTACTCTCGCCACTGGCGCTCGAGGATGCTCTGGGCCGCGTCGGATCGGTCGTTCACGCGCGGAGGGATGCCCCGCAGGTGCGGCAGCTCGTCGGGCGAGCGGATGCCGAGGACCTGCCGGAGATAGAGCGCGAGCAGGACCGGCTGACCCGCGTCTTCACGGATCACCCATTCCGGTGCACCGGCGCCGCCCATGCCGCCATTGTAGGGCGGCCCCCCGACAAGGGGACTCGCTTCGCGGGGCTGGACGCGCGGCTCCTGCGCTGGACGCGCGGCTCCTGCGCTGGGCGTAGGAGATGATCCCGACGTAGGACCGATCTCGCGGCATCCGTCCTACGCCGCGCTCATCTCCTACGCTCGCAACGAAAGCGGAG
Proteins encoded:
- a CDS encoding uracil-xanthine permease family protein produces the protein MPIWTLHGNGRTVEPGKVVKPEERLNWGATVAIGAQHVVAMFGATFLVPVLTGFPVSTTLLFSGIGTLLFLLVTRNKLPSYLGSSFAFIAPVTAATATAGMGSALAGIVAVGILLAIVGFVVQFAGIGWVDKLMPPVVAGTIVALIGFNLAPVAWTNFEQAPVTASVTLIAVILFSVLFRGFLGRISIFLGVVVGYIVAVILGEIDYAPVEAAAWIGLPEFHIADFASPGTWAVIAMFLPVVLVLIAENVGHVRAVATMTDPSVNRHTGRALIADGAATTIAGFFGGSGTTTYGENIGVMAATRVYSTAAYWVAGAVAILLAMSPKIGAIFNTIPPGVLGGVTTALYGLIGIIGIKIWVDNRVDFSRPVNQYTAAVALVMAIAGFTMQWGDFQLGAIVLGSAAALVIYHLGNLIARWRKTGADDGGPIPAVGQLGGDPQEVR
- a CDS encoding phosphoribosylaminoimidazolesuccinocarboxamide synthase, which encodes MTDAPPTPLELDGWRHVYSGKVRDLYVPADTPEGGRAERMLVVASDRVSAFDHVLSPGIPDKGVLLTTLSLWWFDQLAGADGGRSIPNHLEPSRLLTRGPDGVPNTPDDVVSLIPDEVIGRAMVVRSLDMQPIECVVRGYLTGSGWAEYLAEGTVCGIRLPEGLSNGDRLPEPIFTPAFKAPMGEHDENISFERTVEIVGAQRAEELRDLSLEIYRRAARTAEARGLILADTKFEFGLDENGVLTLADEVLTSDSSRYWDASAWESGTTPEERMASFDKQIVRDWLAANWPAPREGEPPRLPHEIVERTAARYRELLERLTG
- a CDS encoding VOC family protein; amino-acid sequence: MITGIHTLVYSDDPPATRAFFRDVVGWSFIETSPGWLIFSQGPTEGGVHPRTWEGRDELYDQRHELSLMCDDLDATMTDLASRGATFEGEVWEREYGRGVELEVPGIPPVMLYQPSYAPAWEAAE
- the purD gene encoding phosphoribosylamine--glycine ligase, with the translated sequence MRILVLGSGAREHAIILALRSEEADHEIFAALGNAGIAQDAALVALDANDPAGVTQFALDNAIDLVVVGPEAPLVAGVADAVRERGIPVFGPGRAAAQLEGSKAFAKRIMDAAGVPTGRAVRATSLAQVEAAFHELGAPYVVKADGLAAGKGVIVTSDRDPALAHAAAYLPTGAVLVEEYLDGPEVSLFFLCDGDHVLPLSPAQDYKRLRDGDHGPNTGGMGAYSPLPWLDGRFGSEQEFVDLVTREIAEPVIRQLDEEGTPFIGLLYAGLIVTDAGVKVIEFNARFGDPETQVVLPRLVDPLSELLLAAASGHLEDHPRPAFAEATAVTVVLASEGYPEAPVTGRLIGGLDAAASVEGVHLAHAATTETEAGLVASGGRVLNVVALGTTFAQARQRAYRAIAELELEGGQYRTDIAERVVEH
- a CDS encoding sterol carrier family protein, which produces MARRISTEDGRDALAAVASGDPGRTDLATAVRYLLQLLAEKAPGNSVEVRVPPFAAVQVLEGPRHTRGTPPNVVETDPATWIAVATGQEEWTDAVSAGRIVASGVRADLSPLLPLRA
- a CDS encoding sensor histidine kinase, yielding MAEPSSDRTAKRRWWQGIRPRLIGVLLIPMIAALVLGVLRVESAVAASTEAARAESLANALPASFALGIQLTREREAANAAIPDATKERIRSETDEGIDAWRQVAADVDDSQDPALAQDLDTARSALSDIDELREQILEPDTRSDAVTAYTDLLNLLFGLSSQLPALEDPSIYEQTSALANVRTASEVLGVVRVVISQALMTGEISPRGLMQLASAQGVWDQASADFVAGSSPAAAELFEELTDRGPDSRLNPLRVMDQVVQDGGLDGVSITLSAWLQLYAGYIAELEEVIVLAADDLAADVADVRQAAQQSALLTAGIVGAVLLIALVVTLLATRSILRPLVRLRGAALEIAGKTLPDRVKQVENADGPIDTSVEPIGVEQRDEIGDVSEAFDAVHAEAVRLAGEQAQMRANVNRMFVNLSRRSQNLVERQLRLIEQLEAGEQDPAQLANLFQLDNLATRMRRNDESLLVLAGGDTPQAARGNVPVLDVLRAATSEIEQFARVEIESAEEGELRGSVAGDLVHLLAELIENATNFSPPDSPVVIRTLPRKPDEPLVVDIVDLGLGMTPDELLAANAKLKSTSGLDADVARMMGLVVTARLADRHGMTVSLRSGTPRGIVARVRIPASALATGQTKPLPVVAALPPRQPVAVRTPAGAPSSTMPAERTESAPVAEARAEARPAEPAIATVGSDSPPPSFAHDDAGDTPIFAALRSAWFTRGQPLGTLRAVQSDEPAASQSWSSPGDDGWKRAAEVFQRPEEPELVTAGGLPKRVPGQNLVPGAAPAVSQPAPQAQPTVDPRRSGALSSFQRGVSRARADAPEPELEPDDAMPTPTPRYFRSQRGEDE
- a CDS encoding roadblock/LC7 domain-containing protein, yielding MTTAPANLDWLVDSLTQRTADVAHAILVSADGLPMARSAAFPPDRADQLAAITSGLTSLTQGAARALGAGQVHQMVVEMDGGYLVVMSVGEGSSLAALAAPQCDLGQVGYQMQLLIARVATALTPEIRTAQSGT
- a CDS encoding DUF742 domain-containing protein → MSTVDPPPPPTLVRPYALTRGRTAPSRVYPLEALVHTDLRMLDGHALSPEERSIAELCRESRSVAEVAALVRIPLGVARVLIGDLVDRGVVRVHTQTEPESAPGAALLERVLSGLRKL
- a CDS encoding ATP/GTP-binding protein encodes the protein MSPDTSQATLSAKIVIAGGFGVGKTTLVGSVSEIEPLTTEAVMTSASVGVDDLSAVPDKTTTTVAMDFGRISLDADLILYLFGTPGQDRFWFMWDDLTQGAIGAVVLIDTRRLADSFGAIDYFEARGVPFIVAHNVFGAEYRYTSEQIREALSLRPDVPIVACDARDRASTKATLITLVEHVLSMIAA
- a CDS encoding potassium transporter Trk, with product MADQAPSPLPDDSDDRESPLTPPTAPEAPRQHAELIEDEVERATVRRTPKYPVFLVVGAALGLIVAMILTFTFSGTSEESPTTGLVYSQGQVFGFLLLICIPVGLALGGITALVLDRVFARRAHAVTVDHERIHTLD
- a CDS encoding zinc-binding alcohol dehydrogenase, which produces MGGAGAPEWVIREDAGQPVLLALYLRQVLGIRSPDELPHLRGIPPRVNDRSDAAQSILERQWREYWAMTVEPQAHPSPVPLDLVDGFDTLVALPIEGFDELRNAIMPHAAEALAFSQSAHSRYAKDAASKPGVSYRAYASAIAEHERQVGRRAHSFELNVQVLPLAQRGVWWIGSLTIAVTDGLRGDVVAFDAAIHPIIAELA